Part of the Deltaproteobacteria bacterium genome is shown below.
ACTCGAGCGTGAACTCGGCCTTGCCCTGGCTGCAGGAGCGAAGATCGGTGGCGAAGCCGAACATCTCCGCGAGCGGAACCTCGGCCTCGACCTGGCTGAAGCCGTCGAGGTCGTTCGAGCCGACCACGATGCCGCGGCGCTGCATGATCACCTTCATGTAGGCGCCCTGGAAGTCGCTGGGGCCTTCGACCTCGAGCTTCATGATCGGCTCCAGGATCACGGGCTTCGCCGCCGCGTACGCCTCCCGGAACGCGGAGCGCGCGGCGACCTGGAAGGCGAGATCCGAGGAATCGACCGCGTGCGACTGGCCGTCGTTCAGCACGACCTTCACGCCGAGAACCGGCGCGCCGATCAGGTCGCCCTTGGCGAGCGCCGAGGCGAAGCCCTTCTCGCAGGCCGGGATGTACTCGGTCGGGATCGCGCCGCCGCGCACCTCGTTCACGAACTGGAACTCGTCCGAGCCGGGGATCGGCTCGATGTAGCCGCCGACCTTCGCGTACTGGCCCGAGCCGCCGGTCTGCTTCTTGTGCGTGTAGGTGTAGTCCGCGCGGCGCGAGATGCACTCGCGGTAGGCCACGCGCGGCGCGCCGGTCTCGACCTCGCAGTTGTACTCGCGCTTCATCCGCTCGACGTAGACGTCGAGGTGCAGCTCGCCCATTCCGGCGATGATCGTCTCGTTGGAGTCCTCGTCGACCGAGCTGCGGAAGGTGGGGTCCTCGCGCATGAAGCGCGCCAGCGCCTTGCCGAGGTTGTCGCTCATCTTGTTGTCCTTGGGCTTGATCGCGAGCGAGATGACGGGCTTGGGCACGAACATGCTCGACATCGCCACGTTGTAGCCCTGCGCGGTGAAGGTATCGCCCGAGGCGCAGTCGATGCCGAAGAGCGCAACGATGTCGCCGCAGGTCGAGCGCTCGATGTCCTCCATCTTGTCGGCGTGCATGCGCACCAGCCGGCCGACCTTGTGGCGCCGCTTGGTGCGCGCGTTCACGATCGTGGAGCCCTTCTCGATCGTGCCCTGGTACACGCGGATGTAGGTCAGCTGGCCGTAGCGGCCGTCGTCGAGCTTGAACGCGAGCGCGACCAGCGGCTTGTCGGGATCGGTCTCGATCTCGATCTCGGCCTCGTCGTGGTCGAGATCGACGCCCTTGTTCTTGACCTCGTTGGGCGCGGGCAGGTACAGCGTCACGGCGTCGAGAAGCTTCTGCACGCCCTTGTTCTTGTAGGCCGAGCCCATGAACACCGGCGTGAGCTCGAGCGAGAGCGTGCCCTCGCGCACCGCCGCGACGATCTGCGCCTCGGTCGGCTCGCCCTCGAGGATCGCCTCCATCAGCTCTTCGGAGAACATCGAGACCGCGTCGAGCATCTTCTCGCGCGCCTCGGCGGCGGGCTTCTCGTAGTCGGCGGGGATCGCCTTCTCGACCACGTCCACGCCGGCGTCGCCCTCGAAGTAGAACGCCTTCATCTTGACCAGGTCGATCACGCCTTCGAGGCGGTCCTCGGCGCCGATCGGGATCTGCATCATCACGGCGTTGTGCTTCAGCTTCTCGCGCAGCTGCTCGGTGACGCGGAAGGCGTTGGCGCCGGAGCGGTCGAGCTTGTTGATGAACGCCACGCGCGGAACGTTGTAGCGGCGCATCTGGCGGTCGACCGTCATCGACTGCGACTGCACGCCTGCGACGCCGCAGAGCACCAGGATCGCGCCGTCGAGCACGCGCAGGCTGCGCTCGACCTCGATCGTGAAATCGACGTGGCCGGGCGTGTCGATGATGTTGATCTGGTAGCCGGCCCAGTCACAGTAGGTCGCGGCGGACTGGATCGTGATGCCGCGCTCGCGCTCGAGGTCCATCGAGTCCATGGTCGCCCCGACGTCGTCCTTGCCCCGGACCTCGTGCATCTGGTGGATTCGGCCGGTGTAGAAAAGGATCCGCTCGGTCAGGGTGGTCTTGCCCGAGTCGATGTGGGCACTGATGCCGATGTTGCGGATGAGCGAGATGTCGTTGGACATGGCCATGGCTCCCGGGGCCTCGATTTCGTGCGAAAACGGTTGTGGAAAAGGTCGCGCAGCATAACCCGAAACACGCACCCGCGCTCGGGATTTCTCGAGAAGCGCCGGCCGCGGACCCGCCGGGCCATCTCTGTTTCGGACGCCCCCGTTGGGGCCTTGACTGCCGCCCGGTTGCGCATCGCCTGCGACCCGGCGGCGGCGGAAACTAGCGAAGTAATCCCGCCGCGCGAGGGCACGCGGGTTACGATTCAGCCATGGTTCGAAAGCTATCCGCGGGATTGATCGCGGCGCTGGGCCTCGTGCTCGGGGTCGCGAGCACCTGCCGGGCTGCGCCGTTCACCTGGGAGATCGAGGGACAGGTGGAGCAGATCCTGTCGTGCAGCGCCACATGCGATCCGGTCGATCGCCCGGAGCTGACCAGCCTCGGGGTGATGGTCGGAGCGCCGCTCCGCGCGACGTACGTGCTCGAATCGGGCGCCCCCGACATGGACGCACTTCCCGATTACGGTCGTTACGTGGCGATTCTCTCCGCGAGCTTCCAGGTCGCCGGGTATTCGGTCTCTGCGACTGAGTTTCCGGGCGGTGCGGACCTCGTGGTGAACGTGCCCGACCAGGCGATGCTGCTTCTGGTCTCCCATGGCGGCACAGGTCCGTCGACTCTCAGCAACCCGATCGTTGGACTCGAAGTTCTCGCCGACGTGCCCGGAACGTTCGCATCGGACGCGCTACCGCTCGCCCCGCCGAACCTTGGCGCGCTGCATCCCTACGACCCGAACGACCCGAACTTCGGATTCGGCACCAGCTTCGCCGTCCTCTACGACGGGGTTCAGATCCGCAGCTCGATCTCGAGCTGGACTCTGGTTCCGGAGCCGAGCGTCTTCGCGCTCTCGCTGCTCGGGATCGCGCTCGTGCGGGTGGCCGCGCGCGGGTTCCGCTCGGCGTAGCTAGCGCGCGACCAGCGCTCGGGCGCGCTCCAGCGCGGAGTCGATGTCCTCGAAGACGTTGTCGGCGCCGATCGAGTCGAGTAGCCCCGAGCGCTCGAGCACGATCAGCGGTTGCGCGTGGATCCCCGAGAGGACGAGCGTGGTGCCGTCCCGGCGGGTCTTGTCGGCCAGGTCCTCGAGCGCGCGCAGGCCGGTGGCGTCGATCGAGAGCACCTCGCGCAGGCGCACGATCAGAACCTTCGGCTTGCGCTCCACGCCGCGCAGCGCGTCGCGGAACTTGCTCGCGGCGCCGAAGAAGAAGCTCCCGTACACCTCGAAGACCTCGACGCCGTCCGGCACCTGGCGGCGCGCGATCGCGCCCGGGTCGGCGGGGTTCTCGCCCTCGCGCATCACGCTGGTGATGAAGCCGGCCTGCGACAGGCTCGAGACGCGGTGCATGAACAGGAAGCTCGACAGGACGATGCCCACCTGCAGGGCCACGATCAGGTCGACCGCGACCGTGATGACGAAGGTCGACAGAAGCACCAGCACGTCGCTGCGCGGGCTGCGGAACAGCCGCACGAACATTCGCCACTCGCTCATGTTGTAGGCGACCACCAGCAGGATTCCCGCCAGCGCGCAGATGGGGATGCGCTCCGCCAGCGGACCGGCCGCCAGCACGATCACGAGCAACGTGAGGGTGTGGACGATGCCGGCGATCGGCGTGCGCCCGCCGTTCTTCACGTTGGTGGCGGTGCGCGCCAGCGCCCCCGTCGCGGGAATGCCGAGGAAGAGCGGCGAGGCGAGATTCGCGATCCCCTGCGCCACCAGCTCCATGTTCGAGCGGTGCCGGCCGCCGATCATGCCGTCGGCCACGACGGCGGAGAGCAGCGACTCGATCGCGCCCAGCATCGCGATCGCGAAGGCGGAAGGCAGCAGCTCGCGCGCCATGCCCAGATCGAAGCTCGGCACGCGGGGCGAGGGCAGCGTGGCGGGCACATGCCCGAAGCGATCGCCGATCGTCTCCACCGGCAGGTCGAAGAGAGCGACGAGAGCGGTCGTCACCACGATCGCGACCAGCGGCCCGGGAATGCGCGAGCCGATGCGCGGCCAGTAGAGCAGCAGGAAGACCGTGCCCAGCGAGATCGCAGTCGCGGTCGGACTCCAGCTCGCGGCGTGCTCGGCGTACGCGCGCAGCTTCTCGAACGTCTCCGCGGGCACGCTCTGCATCGAGAGCCCGAAGAAGTCGCGCATCTGCGCGAGCGCGATGATCAGCGCGATCCCGGTGGTGAAGCCGACCGTCACAGGGTAGGGCACGAACTTGATCGCGCTGCCCAGCCGCGCGAAGCCCATCGCGACCATCAGCGCGCCGGCCATCAGCGTCGCGACCGCCAGCCCGTCGTAGCCGTGCTTCTGCACTACGCCGTAGACGATCACGATGAACGCGCCGGTCGGGCCGCCGATCTGCACCCGGCTGCCGCCGAGCAGCGAGATCAGGAATCCCGCGACGATCGCCGTGTACAGGCCCTGCTCGGGCTTCACGCCCGAGGCAATCGCGAACGCGATCGCCAGCGGCAGGGCGACGATGCCGACGATCACTCCGGCCAGTGCGTCCTGCGAGAGCTGCGCGAGCGACACGCCCTCGCGGAGGCAGGTCCAGAGCTTCGGTTCGAGCCGGACCTGTTCGTCCGGCGTCTGGCTGACCACTCCTCCCTCCAGGCCCGATCCGAGCCGGCCGGGAACATAGCGCGGCGGCGGGCGGAGGAACTCGCGTAGGATCGGGCACGATGAAGCTCGCCAAGCCCCGGATCGACGTCGGCCTGCACACGAACCGCCGCGAGGAGATGCTCGCCTTCTGGCAGAACGAGGTCGGGCTTCCGTTCGAGGAGCTCCTGCCGATGGGCCGCGGGCTGCAGCAGCACCGGCACGGGCTGAACGGCTCGGTGCTGAAGATCAACCACGCGCGGGAGCCGCTCGGCTCGGAGCCGCC
Proteins encoded:
- a CDS encoding elongation factor G, with amino-acid sequence MSNDISLIRNIGISAHIDSGKTTLTERILFYTGRIHQMHEVRGKDDVGATMDSMDLERERGITIQSAATYCDWAGYQINIIDTPGHVDFTIEVERSLRVLDGAILVLCGVAGVQSQSMTVDRQMRRYNVPRVAFINKLDRSGANAFRVTEQLREKLKHNAVMMQIPIGAEDRLEGVIDLVKMKAFYFEGDAGVDVVEKAIPADYEKPAAEAREKMLDAVSMFSEELMEAILEGEPTEAQIVAAVREGTLSLELTPVFMGSAYKNKGVQKLLDAVTLYLPAPNEVKNKGVDLDHDEAEIEIETDPDKPLVALAFKLDDGRYGQLTYIRVYQGTIEKGSTIVNARTKRRHKVGRLVRMHADKMEDIERSTCGDIVALFGIDCASGDTFTAQGYNVAMSSMFVPKPVISLAIKPKDNKMSDNLGKALARFMREDPTFRSSVDEDSNETIIAGMGELHLDVYVERMKREYNCEVETGAPRVAYRECISRRADYTYTHKKQTGGSGQYAKVGGYIEPIPGSDEFQFVNEVRGGAIPTEYIPACEKGFASALAKGDLIGAPVLGVKVVLNDGQSHAVDSSDLAFQVAARSAFREAYAAAKPVILEPIMKLEVEGPSDFQGAYMKVIMQRRGIVVGSNDLDGFSQVEAEVPLAEMFGFATDLRSCSQGKAEFTLEFAKYAAVPGEIQKKLIEEYQASSVSKRR
- a CDS encoding STAS domain-containing protein produces the protein MVSQTPDEQVRLEPKLWTCLREGVSLAQLSQDALAGVIVGIVALPLAIAFAIASGVKPEQGLYTAIVAGFLISLLGGSRVQIGGPTGAFIVIVYGVVQKHGYDGLAVATLMAGALMVAMGFARLGSAIKFVPYPVTVGFTTGIALIIALAQMRDFFGLSMQSVPAETFEKLRAYAEHAASWSPTATAISLGTVFLLLYWPRIGSRIPGPLVAIVVTTALVALFDLPVETIGDRFGHVPATLPSPRVPSFDLGMARELLPSAFAIAMLGAIESLLSAVVADGMIGGRHRSNMELVAQGIANLASPLFLGIPATGALARTATNVKNGGRTPIAGIVHTLTLLVIVLAAGPLAERIPICALAGILLVVAYNMSEWRMFVRLFRSPRSDVLVLLSTFVITVAVDLIVALQVGIVLSSFLFMHRVSSLSQAGFITSVMREGENPADPGAIARRQVPDGVEVFEVYGSFFFGAASKFRDALRGVERKPKVLIVRLREVLSIDATGLRALEDLADKTRRDGTTLVLSGIHAQPLIVLERSGLLDSIGADNVFEDIDSALERARALVAR